Below is a genomic region from Cydia strobilella chromosome 1, ilCydStro3.1, whole genome shotgun sequence.
ctttaacaccgccaggcgtgatgaatgtttagttggacaaactgtcagtccaagcaatgatctggcttcaaaaatagcaaaagaccccatagaaaaaacactaaaataactaagagtaattttactagtataaatttctcacaaaacaaacaaactaaataaagaagtgaaattcccttaggcaccattatccaagcttaacattacgaaaattacttctcgcaaaattaaacctagacacaatttcaagtacctgctatgcaacgatattgtccctgcataacgtggcggcacttagaacaatacagtgtagaaaatttcacttcacggcactcaacactacacacaacacatcaGTAAAGAATCTCCACTATGGTCCTAGtttagcgttacgacgatattgtccccgtaaaaccaaacacagaccaattccaagtccttgctatgcaacgatattgtccctgcataacgtggcggcactcgGAATAATTCAGTAtcgaaaactttacaataaaataaaacccatacatagcagcaaagaatctccacaatagtctaggttcagcgttacgacgatattgtccccgtaaaaccaaacgcagacacaaattctaagttttaatttaccaagataattccaagtaaaaacaaacacagaaaaagtagcagagaaacttcgcttaccagtacgaaaattacgcccaaaagccagagtcacgactagtccgatggttgaagaatgaatgaattcCCTCGTGCCCGCTCCGGccttttataccttttagtagcgacaggcgacttgcgacaggcgacaggcgacaagcgacaggcgaccggcgaccgacgacaagcgaccgacgactggcgacataacaataggatattgacgacaagcgaccagcgacaggcgaccggcgaccagcgacaggcgaccggcgacaagagacaggcgaccagcgacaggcgacaagcgacaggcgaccagcgacaggcgacaagcgacaggcgaccagcgacaggcgaccggcgaccagcgacaggcgacaagctacaagcgacaagcgacaggcgacaagagacaggcgaccagcgacaggcgacaagagacaagcgacaggcgacaagagacaagcgacaggcgaccggcgaccagcgacaggcgacttatTAAGACAAACATTATCCAAAAAGTACCAGGATACCAGAATTGAGAAGGAGGTCGTTCGCCCCATGGCACATAACGGCGCTCGACTCAAGAAGAAGGTCATATGTCCAATTGTGATTACTAATCCTTACGGCCTATATCTTAACGTTTACAATCACTAAATGTCGATTTCCCCGATATCTATCCCTTTCACGCACGCGATGTTTTAGAAGGACAGAGACATTTACAACGACATCCACATTTCACGcacacatagatagcagttcagtttgaggagcccaaacaaattataaaagaagGTGCGTTCTGAAATCCATTACGTATGAATCTgatatgatatttttagtttatttccgaATTCTTCACTCACTTCAACgtgttttacgtttattaataacaaatatgtttaaaacaacttccggaaattaagatttaactatcttttaCACGTAAATTTTACGATCAGAATGTAGTATCAAAAACGTTATTGCATGTCATATTGTACCAGGAGCATCTAAACGTCAGTTCGACATCCTGTCAAGCTGTCAGTCTCCGTGTCATTGTCAGAGCGCTGCAATTTGTTATTGAaccttttttgtttatttctaagttaaaaACAAGGGTTAATTTAACGAGAACACTAGTGTTAAATAGTAAAGCATGGAATTAAGTGCTTCAAGTTTCATCTGTCAGAATATTTAGTGGAATTATGAACGAAATATGCGTCTGAAGAGGATTTCAGTTTTACAAAGGTATATTTTCCCATCTTCTatgtttttgtaatgaaaaatgagCTTAATACTAGGCTATAGGGATACGACTAGTCAcatgtcattagtagcaaacgtcagttggaccgtccaatgTGACGTCATCaggtcatcacgctctgtcgaattcgcccCATAAATTATAATAAGCGTTTCAACCAACAGCTcacaaattttcaacattttaaatacctattttttaataaaataatgtgaaggtttacaatagtatttttattttttccggtgttcaaaccgtttaaattgaaaaaaaatctcATTTGCTACTTTTTCTCAGAATTTGGGGAATTGCGGGATGCTGCGGATAATACTaaactaggtacctatacaaagaacagtttccaaaaaaaaataacctaaaGCCAACATTTTTCTGATTTCAATGCAGATGCTTCCGCTCGGTAATTATCTCCTAcgacagtaagtaagtatgtcacAAGATTACAGAGTGCGGTGGTAATTCCGCCAAACCACTCACGAGTTCTTTGTAATAACTAAGTGCACTGACTTATAAACACTGCTTAGACATAATCCGTGCTTCTAAATTATTACTTATAGGGTAGTCTTTATAGCTAGTGTGAATGAATAATTACCTATTTGTCTGAATGTTACTACTAGTTAAATTAGGTCAAATTGTGTGTACTTACCTCAATTGAATAATTACCTATTTGTCTGAATGTTACTACTAGTTAAATTAGGTCAAATTGTGTGTACTTACCTTAATTGAATGGACCCAAAAATTTACAATTAGGATACAAGTAGATTCgtctataaatattatagtccATCCACGACGAAGTTTGCATGCAAACTTAGCATGGTCGGAGTCTAAGAAACGTGTTACGTTACATGCACCATGTGAATCATCTATCATTTGGTTCATTTGCTTTGATATTTGGAATAagtcatttgttttacaagttgCAAGGTTGCATATGTGTAGTTTTAACCCCTCGTGTGCTAATTAATATTGATGCCTGAGCAAAAGAAAGATACTAAAATCGAATAACTGAAATCTTGACCGTTGAGAGCCACACTTGACTTCTTGCACACAAcaaggtacatatttatttacacttacgatccatttaaagaaaaaaatgcttCGAATAAATCATATCACAACATAATATTTGACCCATACACAGGCCGTTTTCTTACAAAAAAACGTAAGTGATCTACGGAACTGAAACTCTTACTTGGTCTATGTTCATCATTTAGCAACAGCCACGAAACGGTCCCTAAGTCTCAAGAGTTGTTCACTGTAATGCCGTAAGGATGGTGCTAAAATCTAATAATTTAGATACCTACTTACTACACCCGTTTCACAAACAAAGGCAGGCAAGATTATTTACGCGAGTTTCTTGTAACTACAAAGGTTTTCCCTGAACAAAAAGTTTCATTGGCTAACGACGCACGTAAACGCTGCCGGCCTCACCAGCAACTATATCAAAGCAAAGcgtaaaaaacaaacaaacaatgagTGAAggtaaattaggtacctatacatagTTGTGTTTTTAGTTTGAGCTTCTTTAAATCTATTCTATGCTCTTTTAATAATCccaaaaaaaaagagattatTTTCCCAAAATAATCACAAAGCCGAATAACAAATACTAGTAGGTggctaaaaaaaaatcgacttaCGTCCTACTTAATTCTTGCGTTTTATTGGGAtgcaattattattttctaactGTGTTTTGTCCATGGCCagaattattttagttgaagCGCTCAGTGTAGGTACCGACTATTGTGTTAAAAACAGATAAAGGTGGATATAGGTTCATGGTGATAAGCAATGCTTACCTACctaatgttaaaaataacaattacttcataaaccatttattaaaaatatacaaaacattttatacttaactataattaaaactaaccgaATAACATAACCGTCGATTTTTTCTACCtagagtataataataataataataataagaactaTGCTAAGTACAATATTGACCGTGATCCCTGCGTAAAAAGCtgtaaagtatttattaatattttttgagtaaTATGTTTTCGAGAGTCAAACACCATTGCTATAATTAGAATACTCCTAGGTGGCGTCTTATGAATAACATTATActtatatcattttagctttaCAAAGATAGGAAAAGGCAAGCCATACCAGGGCAAGACACTTggttctaatttttaaaagtggcAATAACCAATGGAGACTTATGGCGTTAtccataaacgcgttactgggcTGAAGTAGCTATGAATTGTTTTATCTGGCATTTTGAATTATGTATTTGAAAGAAAGgcacaaaacataatttaactaaatcaggcctgtaacgttttatgaataagggggtagaATACATCTCAAAGTTGTTATTATGAGAACTATATCTTTGAGATGTATTATAACTATATAAAATCATTAACTTTTAACAAAAATCCAAGTTGTTGCTTTGCGCAATAACTGCAATATCATTTCAGATCTcgaataaataatgattttaaatattaacaatttggtataactattattaaaatgcTTTACGAATAATCTGTGCATATGGAATGTCTTGTACAGCTCACAAAACAGTTCAGTTCATAAGTATACTATTTGCAAGTATGTCAGTTGGTAAATTGTCTAATTTTggcaatacaatataaataacattagatatcacaatttaaataacttgATTGTAACAAGGCACTTAGTTTCATTCGGATGTCAAACAGGAAATCTTAAATACAATTTGTCATGTTATATATTATGAAGTTTTAAAACGAACAGTATTAAATCGATTTGAGCAAGTTATATAAGTTCGTGACAGAGAGAGTCACAACTTCCTCTAAACTAcgaatttattcttatttaatgcGACATCTTTGTCATACGATTTTTTTCGTCAAATTATGTCGACTAGGCGAAACATCCtaataatttaacttttttagtCGATTTTTGGGAGAATATTCCACTActtaaaaattcaaatttgaaTTTCATTCATTTCAGTACACATTTCACGATCATTAACACATACGTTTGAAAATTGGTAACATGCCTTTTCACTCTTACTTCTAtaattatttctttctttaGTTTCATTCATTATCTCAATTTATAAATCACGACCTCTTTAAAAGATTCTTTAAAACCTCGTATGGGACGCTAAATGAACACAGCTACTCATTGGAGATgttcatttttataaaaatcagtAACGAACGCTAATTTTACTATATATGACGTtctcaaacaaaaggtaccattTTAACGGCCGTCGTAATAGATATCTGTGAAAGTATAACTGCCAGTTACAATCGATAGCATTTGCCTGAGAACGGCACATGAATGTATACATACGAGCTACCTCGAGTCTTACAATAATCTACCATAATATGTAAACACACGGAGTAGCTTATCTGGTGGACTTGAGCTTCCAGCGCAGGAAGAGGAAGGCGGAGATGCGCAGCACGAGGAAGATGGCGCACAGCGCCGCCACGTCCAGCCAGATGTCCGCGTCCAGCATGTCCAGCTCCTCCAGCGTCGTGCGCGGGTTCTTGAAGTGACAGTACGACTGCGGAAACAATACAAGTTTTAGTTATTGCATATTTCGCCTTGCTATGGTTTTATGAGTTGATGAACTAACCTAGACAGATGTAATGTGATCACATGCAGACAAGAATATAGAATTCCAACATATCTATTGAGATTGGTCAGAACTTAGAATAGGTTAATGCATTGTCTTGGCTTTGACGTGCTAAAAAGCGCCATCATAGGTCATAAGGCAGATAAGACAAAAAGTCACCCAATCAGTCGATATACCAGTAAACATTTGTACAACTATGAATAACACGATAGGCAGCGTAATAGACAGACATCTCATTCAAATTCGCAGTAAATCCGCGTTCAACAGAAACAATACACTACATGCTAGAATAAACCGAAAAGGAGATATTCTCAACCGAGGCCttagttattacttatttacCTTACGACCCGATGGTTGTTAGTAAAAATGCGAGTACTCGAAACTAATCggctaaaatttatttttatgagccACTTTTTCAAGCGTTATTACCCGAATATTATCCTTCTGAAATTCCACGCACAAGCGTTTGTACATATATATTCCAAAATCGAATGATTTGCTATTGACAAGGCtccaattcaaaaacaaaacaaccgcTTCTATAGGAACAGTAATGAGTACTCAGTACCCACCTGAGTGCACTTTAATTTGTCCCTGTTGAAGGAGTAGGTGGCGAGCGCCGTGCCCTCGAACCCGTAGCGGATGTAGGACAGGTACGTGATCCAGCGCAGGTACACGGGGATGGCGTTGAACGACACGAAGAACCCGCTGAACAGCAGGAACGGCACCGACATCACCGGCGCCAGGAACACGCCGTTCTGAAATATACGAACATATTTTAGCGATCTCTAGCTACAGTTTATAGTCAAACATCTAGCAGAGATCGCTTAAAAAACATCTCATGATCACTACACATGGGCGCTCACATATTGAGGCAGCTATAGATACCGTTTAGGTAAAAAGTTGCATACGTTAAAGTTTAGTATTAAAAACTGCCGGCGAGTACCTGCTTTTTTAAAGAAAAGCACTGTGTTGCGAAAAAAAAACTCGCTCACCGCTAGTCGCTTTTTGCTGATTGCCGCCAgttgggataccgccgtttagcgaaaatatttttcgccaaatttcacttcccaacaaacttatggcatcagtttcatttcccaaatgaaatgttagcaagttttttacttcgcaaccatttcatttcccaaccccatacttgcgaaatgaaaatgacgtactgggttgggttaggttaggttggattatgaaaatttgcgaaatgaaattttgccaaatgataatttgcgtaaaatagtttgggaagtaatactttgggaaacgatttttggcaatacattagtaaaccccgCCAGTTGGATACCCGTCCCGGTTAACTTTTGAGTTCTATAGGTGATTATAGGCTGTTCTAATTGAAAACAATGTATGCTGTATCTGAATGGCGCGGCTTGCGACGTAGTGTTATATATGTAAGAGTGTCTATGTGTTTGTGTGGTCGCAACTGTTCGGCAATGCTTGACAATAATTATACATAGTATGATGTTGAGAGGGGGGTGTGGACGGTGTGGTGTACAGTCgaaagcaaaaatatcgatccagacaaatggctcaaaaatatgtgaacacgactttatggtctaaggtgtaagagcgtacacatatttttgaaacttgggaatgtatatatatatttatgccgtTGACTGTTTGTAGAGCAAATAATAACGGGCAGTGTACCTGCACGTTCATGGCGGCGCCCACCACGAGCCCCACGCTCTGCGCCACGAAGGAGATGAGCAGGCACGACGTCAGGAACATGGAGAAGCGGAACCACTCCAGCGGCTGCGACGTCAGCAGGTACACGATCACCACGTAGATCACGCAGAATATTGCCTGACAGTGACAACCATGTTACACCTTATTATTTACTGCTATATaagttaatatttattactagcctagttggtagtgGCCCTGCATACGAAGCagaaggtcccgggttcgaatcctggtaagggtatttatttgagTTATGGATGTGTCGTCggctagtacccacaacacaagactaggtcgatctgtgtaaactTGTCCtataataatcatttatttattatattaaacttATCAAATGTATCAATGTGTTGACCTCGCGCACAAGTGAAGGATGAGTGGATTACACACGCTGTTAGAGCTGGCATGTAAACCCTACAACCGTACCGGAAGGTTTCAACATAGGTGGATCATAGGTGAATAAGGTATgagcaaaaatagatataactccgtaatagatggatacagtctaaggaaaaaacgtgcctcgaaaataaaaaaaatttgattctcgttcagagggcgctactagttttggcctacagtcgtatagatggcgttgacggtttcgtttgttatttaacaattttaacgcatatcagtgaaagaacatgggtcaaaatcatcaaaataattaatgcaaataaaaaaaatcatttatctatatttaaatacatttcatcgtatttttacaaatcttcaattttagttttaaagtgtgtcgacagatggcagtgaatttattggggttacaaaatttactatgacagtaccgctctagtataagttccTCTATGGTATGAGTTAAGATTTTTAATATGCGTCATTCTTCTGTAAAATAAACCgactttaaaaccaaattttctTACATATTCCTTATAGACATGTTAAAACCTTCTACTTCTTAAGTTATATGATGAAAGTCTTAGATTAAACTAGTTAACTTTAATTAGTTAATAAATTACCTGGAATGGTATATCGGAGACAGTGATGGCCAGGTAATAGGAGCGCAGTGAGTACCAGCGATTAAAATGCTCTTTTACTAGCACGGGCATCTCCAGAGGGACTGCAAACAAACAACAATCAACATTCAAAACCGATTATACGTATTTTGCCTCATTGTGTATATGTGTACCTACAAACCAGTAtagtggaagccgctcgacctcaatttcaaaaaaatatcgcaaatcgatgtacaggttagccgtttggcacacgcatactagaggtcaaaacaaaatttttgacccgcagttcttaaaaaagtttcccttaggaggggtgctgaaacattttttttgtatgccgTTCGCATCTACTTTTGGTAGCTCTGGTTATCACCCTTATTGGCTTGACAAAAGAGTGACTGAAAAATACCAAGCGATCGGTGTTTGGTAGTTTATATGACACGTTATAGTACTCACAGCTGAGGATCGTGATGGTCATGGAGGTGTACATGAGGAACAGCATGTTGAAGAAGAGGAAGCCGAGGTTGGACAGCACCTTGGCGCCGTCGTTGCCGATGTTGTAGTACAGCGCGCCGATCAGCAGCCCCACCAGCACGTGCGCGAACAGACGTAGGTACATCAGCGTCTGTCAAAttcatttttatgaaataaaactatgaaaacggattatatcgtttcatagttttatttcatgagtaactatcgcggtaaccgaagacaatatttcatttttatggtTAGCAAAAAGCAAAACGTTTGAATAACTTTAAACTGCCAACTATGTTATTCGTATTTTTTTGTACGCTTTGGCACGCGTGGTTTAGACGCTACGGTGGAACACATGTACAAAAACTGCTAAAATCATAATCCATCATGAAGGCGGGCAAAAAATTAGGCCTCGTATTCTGTTGTGTATGATCTAACATATTCGTTAAATAGTTCTGAGCCACTAATATGCCACAAGCACATTGTGATCTTTATGCCTTTGACATCCGTggctgtttatttattattgaattcCTTAATCGGTATACTGCAAGTGGAGGATCGGCTTGACTCTACCACAACCCAGAACAGCGTTAGTGCTATATGGACGAAAGCTAACTCTAAAGTAGATAAGTCTAAGATTgtttacactatatttttttatgaagtaGTAGGTAGGGTTCAGTTAGAAATTGAACCTAATTAGAATACATATAAGAGCTACAGCGACTGACCCAATCTCGCCGACTGAAGAGCAAGGTGCGCTTGAGCACGACCCAGAACTGCGAGAGCTCGGAGGTGGCGTAGCGCCGCGGCGACGCCTCGCCGCCCAGCAGCGCCGCCTCCGTGTTGTCCGGCTTCTCCAGCTCCATCTGCACCTGCACCTGCACCTGCACCGCCAGGGGCGAGCCTGCAAATATTACACGATCAATAAATGCACGACAGTAACCTCAACCAAAGAGAAATATAtcaaattaagaaaaaacttaGGTAGAGCGCTATTCCATTTTGAAGGATCGACTACACCAGTCCGTCGGTGATCGTAATTACATTCACTATATATAATACGGCCAACAACGTTGTACAAAAATCCACTGCCGGTGTGTCTCGGTTGAACGACGCCCAACATAATGTTTCAGAATCTATTAATGCATCATCACTACAATATTTccacgtatgtttgagaaaaatactgCATTAATTAGTTACCTATAAGGTTGTTATCAGAATTCGATGAGCTCCATTACATTCAACGGCTTCAGGCTTTCAATCAGATCGCCGGTCCTCCTTGTTGGGGATCTAGTTATCTTATATCCTCGACTAAAACTGCTATTTTGATAAGGTTTTTTTCGTTGAAAGTAGCAATTCATTATAAACTTCCTTCGAGATAAAAGTCAACACAATGATTACGCAGTAAATTGGCTTGATCAAATTAACTATCGCCCGTCTCTGATGTCATTACAAGGGCAGTTTACATACACGTCAGACTAAATGATTAAAATTGAATATTACTGTTACGCAAAAATAATATAAGAGCTGatgttgtcttcggttaccgcgatagttactcatgaaataaaactatgaaaacggattatatcgcgtatattgaatttataatacatcccgacgtcatAATCcgacgatataatccgttttcatagttttatttcataagagcTGATGATTAATCCGTAGTTCTATTACGGAGTGAAACGAGGAAAAACAACTTCATACAAACAGGAAGTAGCTTCGTTCAACCTTCACCCTTAGATATCACCGTGTCAATTATGCTTGTTTGTATTGAAATCAGTTCAtcaatgtaatataaatatcgTTAATTCAAACTtctacatttattcagcaaataaatgttgaagtttgaAGTTAGGGTACTTTTACACGTCATTCATGCCTATCTTCCTCTAGacatcttttaaaataaatagtatatcTGCACAATCAAGATAATACATATAGTCGCACAATCATGTACAGTCAAGAATTTTGATTTCCGTAGCGTCTTAAATTCAAATTGACAACGCCAaagattcctttttttttaaacacaaaacttaaatagtttattattcatgaAATATAGTTCAACGTGAAATATAAACTGCGTCTATATTGAGTCTTTCACCGATCGAACTATCAATATATGGCAGGATTTACAAACCTTTTCCCTTGGCGATCTCATTGGCCGCAAACTGCAGAATTCCGTTCTGCAAGTTTCCAGCGCCGGTGCCGTTCGAACCGTTAGACTTGTCTTCTTTGAATTTGTCTTGCACTTGCGACAGGTCGTTCTTGTTCCACTCCGCGTTCAGAGAGTTCTGCATGTCTTCTTTGTTGTTCAGATTAGGCAGTTTCGCCTCAGGGAAAGGTTGGCCGTTTCTGAAAATGTATACAAAGATTATTTTAACGATTTTGACGACCGATctggcctagtcggtagtgaccctgcctatgaagccgatggtcctggattcgaatcccggtaagggcatttatttgtgtgatgagcacagatatttgttcctgcgtcgtgggtgttttctatgtatttatatgttatatatgtcGTTGCCTgaatacccacaacacaagccttcttcaGCTTACTGTGgagcttagtcaatttgtgtaagaatgtcctataatatttatttattttaaaagagagAAGAATTTTAATTAAGTTCTATCTTTTAGAAGTTGTACAGTCTGCATTCATTTCGAAAGGTCTGATAACATTTGAAATCCATATAATATAAGACTTTTATTACATCTCATAATTGCATAGCTTCGTCTACACTTGAAATGAAAACATGAAAAAAGTAATTAACGGCGTACACAATGACAATTGGATGTCATATACTTGGCTAGCATCTACAACTGTCGCGGTTGACGCCAACAGCGAATGCTGATGATTGCGTTAACTGCGAAAGCTGTAGACGCACAAATCCAGCCACGAGACGCccttcttaatttttttagtgtacagtcgctccgatatatctgatggcgaatgtATGACATCTATCATCAATTTAGTTACCTAATGTCGTGTTTTCCGTTGTCAATAGCGCGCACGAGCTTGCCGGTGTGGTCCCCGTACTCGCCGCACGACACCTCGATGATGAAGGACGCCGGGTTGT
It encodes:
- the LOC134742434 gene encoding ATP-binding cassette subfamily G member 4 isoform X1, with product MKVDKELCVAGPETVPIISNRKGSLKVAITPLQHKTLTHLPKRPPVDLAFEDLTYRVQEGRKSNVKTILKSVSGRLRSGELTAIMGPSGAGKSTLLNILTGYKTSGMEGSITVNGMERNLSSFRKLSCYIMQDNQLHGNLTVEEAMAVATALKLPSTTSKADKREVIQEILETLGLAEHHKTMTSNLSGGQKKRLSIALELVNNPPIMFFDEPTSGLDSSSCFQCISLLKTLASGGRTIICTIHQPSARLFEMFDHLYTLADGQCVYQGSTGKLVSWLGSLDLQCPSYHNPASFIIEVSCGEYGDHTGKLVRAIDNGKHDIRNGQPFPEAKLPNLNNKEDMQNSLNAEWNKNDLSQVQDKFKEDKSNGSNGTGAGNLQNGILQFAANEIAKGKGSPLAVQVQVQVQMELEKPDNTEAALLGGEASPRRYATSELSQFWVVLKRTLLFSRRDWTLMYLRLFAHVLVGLLIGALYYNIGNDGAKVLSNLGFLFFNMLFLMYTSMTITILSFPLEMPVLVKEHFNRWYSLRSYYLAITVSDIPFQAIFCVIYVVIVYLLTSQPLEWFRFSMFLTSCLLISFVAQSVGLVVGAAMNVQNGVFLAPVMSVPFLLFSGFFVSFNAIPVYLRWITYLSYIRYGFEGTALATYSFNRDKLKCTQSYCHFKNPRTTLEELDMLDADIWLDVAALCAIFLVLRISAFLFLRWKLKSTR
- the LOC134742434 gene encoding ATP-binding cassette sub-family G member 4 isoform X2, with the translated sequence MDNVFILNNLGKGSLKVAITPLQHKTLTHLPKRPPVDLAFEDLTYRVQEGRKSNVKTILKSVSGRLRSGELTAIMGPSGAGKSTLLNILTGYKTSGMEGSITVNGMERNLSSFRKLSCYIMQDNQLHGNLTVEEAMAVATALKLPSTTSKADKREVIQEILETLGLAEHHKTMTSNLSGGQKKRLSIALELVNNPPIMFFDEPTSGLDSSSCFQCISLLKTLASGGRTIICTIHQPSARLFEMFDHLYTLADGQCVYQGSTGKLVSWLGSLDLQCPSYHNPASFIIEVSCGEYGDHTGKLVRAIDNGKHDIRNGQPFPEAKLPNLNNKEDMQNSLNAEWNKNDLSQVQDKFKEDKSNGSNGTGAGNLQNGILQFAANEIAKGKGSPLAVQVQVQVQMELEKPDNTEAALLGGEASPRRYATSELSQFWVVLKRTLLFSRRDWTLMYLRLFAHVLVGLLIGALYYNIGNDGAKVLSNLGFLFFNMLFLMYTSMTITILSFPLEMPVLVKEHFNRWYSLRSYYLAITVSDIPFQAIFCVIYVVIVYLLTSQPLEWFRFSMFLTSCLLISFVAQSVGLVVGAAMNVQNGVFLAPVMSVPFLLFSGFFVSFNAIPVYLRWITYLSYIRYGFEGTALATYSFNRDKLKCTQSYCHFKNPRTTLEELDMLDADIWLDVAALCAIFLVLRISAFLFLRWKLKSTR